Within the Saccharopolyspora gloriosae genome, the region ATTCCGGTGCCGCCGGAGCCCTCATCAGGCGTCCCTCCGCTTCAATCCGAGCTTCGCCCTGGCCTGGTCCGGGGTCGCGATCCGCGCGCCCATGCCTTCCACGATCGTCACGGCGCGCTCCACCAGCTGCGCGTTCGTGGCCTTCACGCCCTTGCTCAGGTAGAGGTTGTCCTCCAGCCCGACGCGCACCTGCCCGCCGAGCAGCGCGGACTGCGCGACCCACGGCAGCTGGTTGCGCCCGATGCCGAAGCTCGCCCAGTTCGCGCCCTCCGGCAGCATGTTCACCATCGCCTGCAGCACACCCGGGTCGGCCGGGGCGCCGTAGGGAATCCCCATGCACAGCTGGAACAGCGGCGGCGCGTCGATCAGGCCCTCTTCGATCATCTTCGTGGCGAACCACAGCTGGCCGGTGTCGAAGATCTCCAGCTCCGGCTTCACGCCGAGCTCCTGGATGCGCTTCGCGCCGGCGCGCAGCATGTCCGGGGTGCTGATGTAGAGCTGGCTGCCTTCGCCGAAGTTGAGCGAGCCGCAGTCCATCGTGCAGATGTCCGGCAGCAGCTCCTCCACGTGCGGCAACCGGTCCAGTCCGTTGACCAGGTCGGTGCCGTCGGCCGGTTTGAGCGGGTCGTCCTGGTCGATCACCAGGTCGCCGCCCATGCCTGCGGTCAGGTTGATCACGACGTCCACATCGGACTCGCGGATGCGGCGCACGACCTCGCGGTACAGCGGGACTTCGCGGGAGCCCTGGCCGGATTCGACGTCGCGCACGTGGATGTGCACCACGGCGGCGCCCGCGTTCGCGGCCTGCACGGCGGACTCCGCGATCTGCTCGGGGCTCACCGGCACGTGTTCGCTGCGGCCGACGGTGTCGCCCGCCCCGGTCAGCGCGGCGGTGATGATCACTTCCTCGTTCATGCGCCCTCCCTGTCGTGGCCCGCTCATGGCGGCCCGTGGCGCGGCGACGCTAACAGGGGCGTTGCGAATTTCGCAATGCTCCGTCCGTGGCGGCACGCCACCCCGGCACACCGAACTCGCCGCCCACGGCCCCCATGCCCCTGAGGTGACTGCCTTCTTCACCCGATCGTTCGGTCGAATGGGCGGCCATTCGCTCCGAAGGCAGCGGCAGGTGGATGCCCCCTGGTCAATGGGATCGGGTGAACGGGTCATTCACCTGGATCGGGGCGGCGGGCACAGGTAGAACGCTCCGCCGACGGAGGAGGGTGCCGTGCTGGTCGAAACTGATCATCGAATCAGTTCATTGCGATCAGTGGCTGAGCCAGAACGCCTTCGTCACGGCCAGGAACTCCCGCCGGGATCCGCGAGCCGACACCCGTCGCAAGCCGTCCGCCGCCGCATCGTGGCCCACGCCGACGGCGTCGATCCCCGCCCGGCGGCACAACGCGATCGAACGGCGCAGGTGGAACTTCGACGTCACCACCGTGACCCGGCGCAGCCCGAACTTCGAAACCGCGCTCCGACACGAGGCCCAAGTGTCCACACCGGACTCGTCCAGCGAGATCACCGACTCCGGAACTCCGTTGCGCAGCAGGAAATCCCGCATCGCCACCGGTTCGCTGTACCCGCGCGATTCCGGGCTCCCGCTGACCAGGAGCCATCGCACCCGGCCCGCCCGGAACAACTCCGCCGCCACGGTGAGCCTGCCCTGCAAGATCCGGCTCGGCAGCCCGTCGCGGCGCACCCCGGCGCCGAGCACCAGCGCGGCGTCCGCCGCGGGCACGTCGTCGGCCGTCCGCACCCGGCCCGAGCTGCGCGCCCGCACCCACGCCGACGGCAACGCGGCTACTGCGACCAGACCTGCCGCCGCACACCATCGCCCACGCATCCGCCAAGTGTGCCGTGCCGCCGACGCGCCCCGTACATCGGCCGAACGGGTGCCGCCCGAAGCAGGGCGGCACCCGCGTGGCTCACGCCGGCTTCAGCCGCGGCTCGCCGTCGGCCACCACGAAGCTCCGCTCGGTGCTGACCTTCGCGTCCGGCTTCGTCACCTGCGGCACGATCCGGTAGTCGGCGCGCAACTCGTCCGCGGTGAACCGGGTGCGGACGTAGCCGCGGCGGTTCTTGTGGAACTTGATGTGCGGGTTCTCCGCGAGCACGTCTTCCTTCGCGTTGTCGTCCCCGTCGCCACCGCTGGTGATCGAGGTCGTGACGAGCTCGGTGCCGACCACGGCCGAGTCGGTGTTCTCGTGCTCGGCCTGCACCTCGGCCGCCCAGTGCCGGTGCACGTCCCCGGTGAGCACCACACCGTTGCGGACCTGTCCGAGCCCGGCCGCGATCCGGTCCCGGTTCGCGACGTAACCGGCCCACGAATCAGTGCTGAACGCGACGCCGTCGTCAACGTCGTTGTCCAGCCGCGAGAAGAACACCTGCTGGCCCAGCACGTCCCAGCGCGCCGCGGAGTTCGCGAACCCGTCCAGCAGCCAGCGCTCCTGCTCGGCGCCGGTGATCGTGCGGTCCGGCTCCAGCCGCTGCGCGCAGTCCACGTTGCCCTCGTCGCCGCAGGGCTGGTCGTCGCGGTACTGGCGGGTGTCGAGCATGTGGAACGTCGCGAGGCCGCCCCACTGCAACCGCCGGTACAGCCGCATGTCGATGCCTTCGGGCTTGGCCGTAGAGCGCAGCGGCATGTTCTCGTAGTAGGCCTGGAAAGCGGCCTTGCGCCGGTCGAGGAAGCCCTCGTCGGGCTTCTCCGGGATCTCGTCGGCCCAGTTGTTCTCGGTCTCGTGGTCGTCCCACACGACGATCCACGGCGCGACGGAGTGCGCGAGCTGCAGGTCCTCGTCGGTCTTGTACTGGGCGTGGCGCTGCCGGTAGTTCGCCAGCGTGCGGGTCTCCGGCCCGAGCACCTTGCGCACGTCGTCGGCTTCGGCGGCGTACTCGTACTGGTAGTCGCCGAGGTGCAGGATCAGTCCGGGCTGGTCCTCGGCCATCCGCCGGTAGGCGGTGAAGTGGCCCTGGCCGAAGTGCGCGCAGGACGCGAAGCACATGGTCAGTTCGTCCATCGAGCCCGGCGCGGGCGCGGTGCGGGTGAGTCCGGTCCGGGAAACGGCACCCTCGGCGCGGAACCGGTAGTAGTACTCGGCTCCGGGGCGAAGTCCTTCGAGCTCGACGTGCACGCTGTGCCCGAGTTCGGGGGCGGCCTGCGCCCGGCCGCGCCGCACGATGCGGGTGAACCGCTCGTCCTCGGCGAGCTCCCACTCCACGTCGACGACCTTGGCGGGCATGCCGCCGTTGCCGTCGTCGGCGGTCGGCTCGGGGGCGAGGCGGGTCCAGAGCACAACGCCGTCCGGCAGCGGGTCACCGGAGGCGACGCCGAGCGTGAACGGGTCGGCGAGCCTGCCGGTGCCCGCGCCGGGCAGCGACAGGGGGCCGGCCGAGGCGGCTCCGCTCAAAGCGGCGGTGCCCGCCGCGGCGGCGCCGCCGAGCAGCACGGCCCGGCGGGAAACGGATCGGGGACGAGGTGTGGTGGGGTCGAGCATTCGGGCGGTCCTCCCAGAACGTCGGTGGTTGCCGTCGAGGCGTGTCGGAGCACGCCGAACAGGGATGTGTCCTGCTTTCGGCTTCACTCGAACGAGTGGAAAGGTATCCGCGCCCGATGGGCATCCGGTTAACTTCTGGCGAAGACGGGTTGTTGATCACCGCGCCCGAGCTGGAAGTGCTCCCCGGGCCGAATGAACGACCGGATCGGGAGAACGGTCAGCGAGGGCGCCAGCCGGACCGGCCGGGAGGCCCGGACGGGCCGGGAGGACGGGATGGGCGAGGGCGGCGTTCCCACGGACGGTTCGTGGGCTTCGTCGGTGCCATGCGGCAGAACCTAAGCCACCTTGCCTCGATGGTGTGAACCGCCATCGGGTTCCGGTGACATTTCCCGCATGCCGATCTACCTGCGAAGATCGGCATTCGGGCCGGTCGGCGGCGACCGCGCCGCGCCGCCGCCCGGCCCGCTTCTCGCGCGGCTCCCGTCTCTCACCTGCCCGGTTCGTCCGCCGAAGATCGGCAGCGCCGCCGCGGCAAGATCGCGCGGCCGGTCTCCGGGCGACCGCCTGCGTGAGATCGCCGGAAACTCCGGCAGGATGAGCCGCGGAGTGCGCGGGGAACGCCCGCCTTCGGCCGATGTCCGCCTTCGAGTGACGGCTGAACGGGTGCCCGGTGGTTGAGCCTTGGCACTCGGCTGGGTAGAGTGCCAATCAGCACGGCGCCGCAGCGCCCCGGCACCCGCGACGACGGGGAGCCACGGAGCCGTCACCCAGACCAGAGCCAACGCTTACGCAGGCCCCAGAAGGTGGAGGTCACACCGTGGCGAGCATCAAGCCGCTTGAGGACAAGATCGTTGTCCAGGCGAGCGAAGCCGAGACGACTACCGCGTCCGGCATCGTGATCCCGGACACCGCCAAGGAAAAGCCCCAGGAGGGCAAGGTCTTGGCCGTCGGCCCGGGTCGCGTCGACGACAAGGGCAACCGCGTCCCCGTGGACGTGCAGGAAGGTGACGTCGTCATCTACTCGAAGTACGGCGGCACCGAGGTCAAGTACAACGGCGAGGAGTACTTGATCCTCTCCGCCCGCGACGTGCTGGCCGTCGTCAACTGACGACTCCCGCACCATGCGCAACCCACCGCCCCGGTGGTCCCGCCTCCGGGACCGCCGGGGCGGTGGTTTATCCCAGGCCGGACGCCACGCCCCGCACGCCCCACGGCGATGCGGCGACTCCGCCGCCCCGCGTCTCATCCAGGCGAGAGCCGACCGGACCACGAGCCCGGCCCCGCGAGCGCGCTCGCGACCTCCGGCCGGGCAGAGCGCCGGGTAGGACGGAGCTCGCGCCGGGGCGTCCGCGACCGGCACCTGAACACCCATGCTGAAGGGCTGTTGAAACATGGCTAAGCAGATCGCCTTCGACGAGCAGGCGCGTCGCGCTCTGGAGCGCGGTGTCAACCAGCTCGCCGACGCGGTGAAGGTGACCCTCGGACCGCGCGGTCGGCACGTCGTGCTGGACAAGCAGTTCGGTGGCCCGCAGGTCACCAACGACGGCGTTACCATCGCGCGTGAGATCGAGCTCGACGACCCGTACGAGAACCTCGGCGCGCAGCTCGCCAAGAACGTCGCCACCAAGACCAACGACGTCGCGGGCGACGGCACCACCACCGCCACCGTGCTGGCCCAGGCCCTGGTCAAGGAAGGCCTGCGCAACCTGGCCGCCGGCGCCAACCCGGCCTCGCTGGGCAAGGGCATCCAGGCCGCCACCGACACGGTCATCGAAGCCCTCAAGGCGAAGGCCACCCCGGTCAAGGGCCGCGACAACATCGCCCAGATCGCCACCGTCTCGTCCCGTGACGAGAACATCGGCGCGCTGGTCGGCGAGGCCATGGAGAAGGTCGGCGAGGACGGCGTGATCAGCATCGAGGAGTCCTCGACGCTGTCCACCGAGCTCGAGGTCACCGAGGGCGTCCAGTTCGACAAGGGCTTCGTCTCGCCCTACTTCGTCACCGACGCCGAGCGGCAGGAAGCCGTCCTGGAAGAGACCCAGATCCTGCTGCACCGGGACAAGATCTCCAACATCCAGGACCTGCTGCCGCTGCTGGAGAAGGTCGCGCAGAACGGCAAGCCGCTGCTGATCGTCGCCGAGGACGTCGAGGGCGAGGCGCTGTCCACCCTGGTCGTCAACGCGATCCGCAAGACCTTCAAGGTCGTCGCGGTCAAGGCCCCGTACTTCGGCGACCGCCGCAAGGCGTTCCTGGACGACCTGGCCGCAGTCACCGGCGCTCAGGTCATCGCCCCCGAGGTCGGGCTCAAGCTCTCCGAGGTCGGCCCCGAGGTCCTGGGCAGTGCCCGCCGCGTCACCGTCACCAAGGACGAGACCACCCTGGTCGACGGCCACGGCGCCAAGGACGACGTGCAGGCGCGGGTCGAGCAGATCCGCAAGGAGATCGAGGCCAGCGACTCCGACTGGGACCGCGAGAAGCTGCAGGAGCGGCTGGCCAAGCTGGCCGGCGGCGTCGCGGTGATCAAGGTCGGCGCGGCGACGGAGACCGAGCTCAAGGAGCGCAAGTCCCGCATCGAGGACGCGGTCGCCGCGTCCAAGGCCGCCGCGGAAGAGGGCAGCGTGCCCGGCGGTGGCTCCAGCCTGATCCACGCGGCCAAGGCGCTCGAGGGCGACCTCGGCCTGTCCGGCGACGAGGCCACCGGCGTGCGGCTGGTCCGCAAGGCGCTGGAGGCCCCGCTGTTCTGGATCGCCAGCAACGCGGGCCAGGAAGGCGCCGTCGTGGTCTCCAAGGTCAGCGACCTGGACTGGGGCGCGGGCTACAACGCCGCGACCCTGACCTTCGGTGACCTGATCGGCCCGGGCGTCGTCGACCCGCTGAAGGTGACCCGCTCCGCGGTCGCCAACGCGGCCTCCATCGCGCGCATGGTGCTGACCACCGAGAGCGCCATCGTGGAGAAGCCCGAAGAGGAAGAGGAGTCGGCCGGTCACGGTCACGGCCACTCGCACTGACCCGCGCTGAACCGGGTGCGCCTGTCCGGCGCACCCGGTTCAGGGTCGGAACACGAGATCAGGGGCGGCACCTTCGGGTGCCGCCCCTGATCTTTTCGCGCGCCCGCCCCGGGCGCCGCCGCGGATGACGCCCCTCGCAGTCATCCGTTTCGGCCTGCCCGTGCGGCGCCGCCACCGCCGTTCATCGCGGCGGTCGCGTCT harbors:
- a CDS encoding 3-keto-5-aminohexanoate cleavage protein; the protein is MNEEVIITAALTGAGDTVGRSEHVPVSPEQIAESAVQAANAGAAVVHIHVRDVESGQGSREVPLYREVVRRIRESDVDVVINLTAGMGGDLVIDQDDPLKPADGTDLVNGLDRLPHVEELLPDICTMDCGSLNFGEGSQLYISTPDMLRAGAKRIQELGVKPELEIFDTGQLWFATKMIEEGLIDAPPLFQLCMGIPYGAPADPGVLQAMVNMLPEGANWASFGIGRNQLPWVAQSALLGGQVRVGLEDNLYLSKGVKATNAQLVERAVTIVEGMGARIATPDQARAKLGLKRRDA
- a CDS encoding vancomycin high temperature exclusion protein translates to MRGRWCAAAGLVAVAALPSAWVRARSSGRVRTADDVPAADAALVLGAGVRRDGLPSRILQGRLTVAAELFRAGRVRWLLVSGSPESRGYSEPVAMRDFLLRNGVPESVISLDESGVDTWASCRSAVSKFGLRRVTVVTSKFHLRRSIALCRRAGIDAVGVGHDAAADGLRRVSARGSRREFLAVTKAFWLSH
- the groES gene encoding co-chaperone GroES, with translation MASIKPLEDKIVVQASEAETTTASGIVIPDTAKEKPQEGKVLAVGPGRVDDKGNRVPVDVQEGDVVIYSKYGGTEVKYNGEEYLILSARDVLAVVN
- a CDS encoding alkaline phosphatase, whose amino-acid sequence is MLDPTTPRPRSVSRRAVLLGGAAAAGTAALSGAASAGPLSLPGAGTGRLADPFTLGVASGDPLPDGVVLWTRLAPEPTADDGNGGMPAKVVDVEWELAEDERFTRIVRRGRAQAAPELGHSVHVELEGLRPGAEYYYRFRAEGAVSRTGLTRTAPAPGSMDELTMCFASCAHFGQGHFTAYRRMAEDQPGLILHLGDYQYEYAAEADDVRKVLGPETRTLANYRQRHAQYKTDEDLQLAHSVAPWIVVWDDHETENNWADEIPEKPDEGFLDRRKAAFQAYYENMPLRSTAKPEGIDMRLYRRLQWGGLATFHMLDTRQYRDDQPCGDEGNVDCAQRLEPDRTITGAEQERWLLDGFANSAARWDVLGQQVFFSRLDNDVDDGVAFSTDSWAGYVANRDRIAAGLGQVRNGVVLTGDVHRHWAAEVQAEHENTDSAVVGTELVTTSITSGGDGDDNAKEDVLAENPHIKFHKNRRGYVRTRFTADELRADYRIVPQVTKPDAKVSTERSFVVADGEPRLKPA
- the groL gene encoding chaperonin GroEL (60 kDa chaperone family; promotes refolding of misfolded polypeptides especially under stressful conditions; forms two stacked rings of heptamers to form a barrel-shaped 14mer; ends can be capped by GroES; misfolded proteins enter the barrel where they are refolded when GroES binds) translates to MAKQIAFDEQARRALERGVNQLADAVKVTLGPRGRHVVLDKQFGGPQVTNDGVTIAREIELDDPYENLGAQLAKNVATKTNDVAGDGTTTATVLAQALVKEGLRNLAAGANPASLGKGIQAATDTVIEALKAKATPVKGRDNIAQIATVSSRDENIGALVGEAMEKVGEDGVISIEESSTLSTELEVTEGVQFDKGFVSPYFVTDAERQEAVLEETQILLHRDKISNIQDLLPLLEKVAQNGKPLLIVAEDVEGEALSTLVVNAIRKTFKVVAVKAPYFGDRRKAFLDDLAAVTGAQVIAPEVGLKLSEVGPEVLGSARRVTVTKDETTLVDGHGAKDDVQARVEQIRKEIEASDSDWDREKLQERLAKLAGGVAVIKVGAATETELKERKSRIEDAVAASKAAAEEGSVPGGGSSLIHAAKALEGDLGLSGDEATGVRLVRKALEAPLFWIASNAGQEGAVVVSKVSDLDWGAGYNAATLTFGDLIGPGVVDPLKVTRSAVANAASIARMVLTTESAIVEKPEEEEESAGHGHGHSH